A region from the Criblamydia sequanensis CRIB-18 genome encodes:
- a CDS encoding penicillin-binding transpeptidase domain-containing protein — MSKPKERYSSSDDSKISEKINKILNYILIAFLLISFRLWHLTVIQSDDRYEEAVKPKKKTVLEPAKRATIRDRFNIPLAVNKIQYRASIIYSQIKEIPTVGYTKLENGERVRVNKRKEYIQKLAEFLGKELNLDPKRIVDLIYAKASLYNHLPFVIKEDLTEKEFYRLKMLEKDWLGLQAGMYPKRVYPLGRVASDIIGYIGAINRQEYDKIISEIKELEAFLSNDEEEKEESFITLTREEGLSRLKELKDKAYTLVDSIGKMGVEGYFEKDLRGYHGKKYYDSDARGNFLRELPGGRNPLPGHRLLLTLSSELQAYAEELLIQNESLRKPRISDYEKSKSPKDPWIKGGAIVAMEPRTGEILALASHPRFDPNDFIHSSDSKIKQEKENNILRWFETEAYLGAIWDGKVPMKRERFDPLKGIQEEEKSLSWETYLDFLLPETSVLKKKLSKGFTLDEAVKVARSGEELLFLSGQKNLTVLINYLFSSEPHIQSGSKIGALAQKKIEESFHLHEAQALKLKQTLVKSISECIYNHEKSLMIDLCRMLVLQDRFGENLLKAVGKMTLNEYRELLIAASAIRHEVKTMAKGLFHEISFAPWREANEKNFLKEKRALEKAEKKFSRSYIDYIDEKENELFHKFWSRHKWQLITAFLMGHWQEFHPDENLGPYVQYFSTWHKELEKGAHSYSNWYSSYQTLKSKFKRLEVNLAVEFLQTFRSFEDLDRPLLGRYLGIRSDSSKQLEKHLASAFYPIYGFGNARSYAYRHSTTQGSIFKLVTAYTALTQRYKSLGGRIANSNSLNPLEIIDEFRKEGKDEFVGSHLNGKAIPRFYKGGRLPRSLSNHLGKMDIISAIERSSNPYFALLAGDILKDPDDLTKAAKMFSYGSKTGIELMHEISGSVPEDVSSDRTNLYFLSIGQGSLIVTPLQTAVMLSALANGGKVLKPKILHLSIGRIPKRGEEILDTRPPFLFSDKMGYLGIDFPLFTESTKSESKNIIKQKPAEVIREIFLPEEVRKILIEGMKRVVLRASEFPALWGLKELYKDSKEAIPSLIGLRGQLVGKTSTSEAIERIDIDALYGTNKYNHLWFGGISFENSEGESNSIVIRDKNGVPELVVVVYLRYGAYGKDTIPIASQLVNKWREIKKKYQKES, encoded by the coding sequence ATGTCTAAGCCAAAAGAGCGCTATTCTTCATCTGATGATTCTAAAATTTCCGAAAAGATCAATAAAATTTTAAACTATATCCTTATTGCTTTTTTGCTCATTTCTTTCAGGCTTTGGCATCTTACCGTTATACAAAGCGATGATCGCTACGAAGAGGCGGTCAAGCCAAAGAAAAAAACTGTTTTAGAACCTGCTAAAAGAGCGACGATTCGCGATCGGTTCAATATTCCCCTGGCTGTTAATAAAATTCAATATCGAGCCAGTATTATTTACTCGCAAATAAAAGAGATTCCAACAGTTGGCTATACAAAATTAGAAAATGGCGAGAGGGTACGGGTTAATAAAAGAAAAGAGTACATTCAAAAGCTTGCGGAATTTTTAGGAAAAGAGCTCAATTTAGATCCCAAAAGAATTGTAGATTTAATTTACGCAAAAGCTTCTCTTTATAATCACTTGCCTTTTGTCATTAAGGAAGACCTAACTGAAAAAGAGTTTTACCGCTTAAAGATGCTCGAAAAAGATTGGTTAGGGCTTCAAGCGGGCATGTACCCCAAAAGAGTCTACCCGCTTGGGCGAGTAGCTTCTGATATCATAGGTTATATTGGGGCTATCAACAGACAAGAATATGATAAAATCATTAGCGAAATTAAAGAGTTAGAGGCTTTTCTTTCAAATGATGAAGAAGAAAAAGAAGAGTCTTTTATCACTCTGACAAGAGAGGAAGGTTTATCCCGCTTAAAAGAGTTAAAGGATAAAGCTTATACTCTGGTTGATTCCATTGGAAAAATGGGCGTAGAAGGCTATTTTGAAAAGGATTTGAGAGGCTATCATGGAAAAAAATATTATGATTCTGACGCGAGGGGAAATTTCTTAAGGGAGCTTCCGGGCGGAAGAAACCCTCTTCCCGGCCATCGCCTTCTTTTAACGCTTTCCTCAGAGCTTCAAGCGTACGCAGAAGAGCTTCTTATCCAAAATGAAAGCTTAAGGAAGCCTAGGATTTCTGACTATGAGAAAAGCAAATCCCCAAAAGATCCCTGGATTAAAGGGGGAGCCATTGTTGCCATGGAGCCGAGGACGGGAGAGATATTGGCTTTAGCGTCTCACCCAAGGTTTGACCCAAACGATTTTATCCATTCAAGCGACTCAAAAATCAAGCAGGAAAAAGAAAACAATATTTTGCGCTGGTTTGAAACAGAAGCTTATCTTGGTGCTATTTGGGACGGTAAAGTTCCCATGAAAAGAGAGCGGTTCGATCCTTTAAAGGGCATTCAGGAAGAAGAAAAGAGTCTAAGCTGGGAAACCTATCTGGATTTTTTACTGCCGGAAACAAGTGTCTTAAAGAAAAAGCTATCCAAAGGATTTACACTTGATGAAGCCGTAAAAGTGGCAAGATCAGGAGAAGAGCTTTTATTCTTAAGCGGTCAAAAAAATTTGACGGTTTTGATAAATTATCTTTTTTCTTCTGAACCCCATATCCAATCTGGCTCTAAAATCGGAGCTTTAGCTCAAAAGAAAATCGAAGAGAGTTTTCATCTCCATGAAGCTCAAGCTCTGAAATTAAAACAAACCTTAGTCAAAAGTATTTCAGAGTGCATTTATAATCATGAAAAATCCTTGATGATTGATCTTTGCCGCATGCTTGTCTTGCAAGACCGTTTTGGCGAAAATCTTTTAAAAGCCGTTGGTAAGATGACACTTAATGAATATAGGGAGTTATTGATAGCGGCAAGCGCCATTCGTCATGAAGTTAAAACTATGGCGAAGGGGCTATTTCATGAAATTTCATTTGCTCCTTGGAGAGAAGCTAACGAAAAAAACTTTCTTAAGGAAAAAAGAGCTTTAGAAAAAGCTGAGAAAAAATTTTCAAGATCTTATATTGATTATATAGATGAAAAAGAAAATGAACTTTTCCATAAATTTTGGTCCCGCCATAAATGGCAATTGATAACCGCGTTTCTAATGGGGCACTGGCAAGAGTTTCATCCCGATGAAAATTTGGGGCCTTATGTCCAATATTTTTCCACATGGCATAAAGAACTTGAAAAAGGCGCACATTCTTATAGCAATTGGTATTCTTCCTATCAAACACTTAAATCAAAATTTAAACGATTGGAAGTGAATCTTGCGGTAGAATTTTTGCAAACTTTTCGATCTTTTGAAGATTTAGACAGGCCTCTTCTCGGCCGCTATCTCGGAATCAGAAGCGATTCGTCAAAACAGCTTGAAAAGCATCTTGCTTCGGCTTTCTATCCTATTTATGGTTTCGGAAACGCACGCTCTTATGCCTACCGCCATTCAACCACTCAGGGTTCTATCTTTAAGCTTGTAACCGCTTACACAGCATTAACGCAGCGATATAAATCATTAGGCGGTAGAATTGCCAATTCCAATAGCTTAAACCCGCTTGAAATTATAGATGAGTTTAGAAAGGAAGGAAAAGATGAGTTTGTCGGCTCGCATCTAAATGGAAAGGCGATTCCCCGCTTTTATAAAGGAGGAAGGCTGCCGAGAAGCTTATCCAACCATTTGGGTAAGATGGATATTATTTCCGCAATTGAGCGTTCAAGCAACCCCTACTTTGCTCTTTTAGCGGGTGATATTTTAAAAGACCCTGACGATCTAACTAAAGCTGCTAAAATGTTTTCCTACGGTAGTAAAACAGGCATAGAGCTGATGCATGAAATTTCAGGGAGCGTTCCGGAAGATGTCTCTTCTGATCGAACGAACCTTTACTTTCTTTCAATCGGGCAAGGCTCTTTAATTGTGACCCCGCTTCAAACAGCTGTCATGCTATCTGCTTTGGCAAATGGCGGTAAGGTCTTAAAGCCTAAAATTCTTCATCTTTCCATTGGAAGGATTCCAAAACGCGGCGAAGAAATCCTAGATACAAGGCCGCCCTTTTTATTTTCAGATAAAATGGGATATCTAGGGATTGACTTTCCTCTTTTTACAGAATCTACAAAATCAGAATCAAAAAACATCATTAAGCAAAAGCCTGCAGAAGTCATAAGAGAAATCTTTTTACCGGAAGAGGTCAGAAAAATTTTGATCGAAGGGATGAAAAGGGTTGTATTACGTGCGTCTGAATTTCCGGCTCTATGGGGTCTTAAAGAACTATATAAAGACTCTAAAGAAGCCATTCCAAGTTTGATAGGCTTGAGGGGACAGCTTGTTGGAAAAACAAGCACATCTGAGGCCATCGAAAGAATAGACATCGATGCCCTTTATGGAACCAATAAATACAACCATCTATGGTTTGGAGGGATCTCGTTTGAAAATTCGGAAGGAGAATCTAATTCTATTGTCATTCGCGATAAAAATGGCGTCCCTGAGCTTGTGGTGGTGGTTTACTTAAGATATGGCGCTTACGGAAAAGATACGATTCCGATTGCAAGTCAGCTTGTCAATAAGTGGCGTGAAATCAAAAAGAAATACCAAAAAGAATCGTGA
- a CDS encoding cytochrome P450, producing the protein MQAMKNSIVAEACFRKATPEEVEEDKGSLLYRAVTYPFKAPLDFTYRIFGTLSMYFGGADVLSWKQPFIQTFIEKAFRLAGYDKHTLFMETLYSFKGTRRFLLDPVVVKELFKHHRKEDGLFRDTRTMEEIFNILKEVFPKEKFDKNSMMFTCSPEHTKRYRDLLEPFLNQEAIKNYIPEIQKTASEFIEEWAKKELIDVSLETRLYASRIITSLMFNNGRVSASISESVNYINYYIVKSIMGVTEEEKALYQKSLKDFRKAVTTILKQDRIPLFEGQEISESEKKAMIFILFFAGQETTSSLLTYILFQLALNPKLQNTLYSSLRSVNDERFENLKNRSRKINTFFLEMLRKFPPVYGTGRRCDNEICLVYRLRDEDFQRKTIIQEDDIVVPLMIKLAENPEWRCFPFGEGVNACPGRVLAFYEISELILKLIEGYTIHTNQNENEVKISAKVTLQFDNSPKIWFEPRIKDESTSSKKYD; encoded by the coding sequence ATGCAAGCTATGAAAAATTCAATTGTTGCTGAAGCTTGTTTTAGAAAAGCAACTCCTGAAGAAGTTGAAGAAGATAAAGGCTCTTTACTATATCGTGCAGTGACCTATCCCTTTAAAGCGCCGCTTGACTTCACCTATCGAATTTTTGGAACCCTTTCTATGTATTTCGGAGGCGCCGATGTTTTATCCTGGAAACAACCCTTTATTCAAACTTTTATAGAAAAAGCTTTCCGGCTAGCAGGTTATGATAAACATACCCTATTTATGGAGACCCTTTATAGCTTTAAAGGGACCCGTCGATTTTTGTTAGACCCGGTGGTTGTCAAAGAGCTATTTAAGCATCATAGAAAAGAAGATGGGTTATTTAGAGACACTCGTACTATGGAGGAAATTTTTAATATTTTAAAAGAAGTGTTTCCTAAGGAAAAGTTTGATAAAAATTCGATGATGTTTACTTGTTCTCCTGAACATACAAAAAGATACAGAGATTTATTAGAGCCGTTTCTAAACCAAGAAGCCATAAAAAATTATATTCCCGAGATACAGAAAACAGCGAGTGAGTTTATTGAGGAATGGGCTAAAAAAGAGCTGATTGACGTATCTCTTGAAACAAGGCTATATGCTTCACGTATCATTACCTCCCTTATGTTTAATAACGGAAGGGTAAGCGCAAGTATTTCTGAATCTGTTAATTATATTAACTATTATATTGTAAAATCTATCATGGGAGTAACAGAGGAAGAGAAAGCGCTGTATCAAAAATCACTTAAAGACTTCCGGAAAGCTGTCACAACCATTTTAAAACAAGACAGAATTCCTTTATTTGAAGGTCAAGAAATTTCTGAATCCGAAAAAAAAGCCATGATTTTCATTCTTTTTTTTGCAGGTCAGGAAACGACTTCTTCCCTTTTAACCTACATTCTATTTCAACTAGCGTTAAATCCGAAGCTGCAGAATACACTCTATAGCAGTCTTCGATCAGTTAACGATGAAAGGTTTGAAAACCTTAAAAACAGATCAAGGAAAATTAACACTTTTTTTCTCGAAATGTTACGAAAATTTCCGCCTGTTTATGGCACGGGTCGAAGATGCGATAATGAGATTTGCCTTGTGTATAGGCTTCGAGATGAAGATTTTCAAAGAAAAACAATTATCCAGGAAGATGACATCGTTGTCCCTCTTATGATTAAACTTGCTGAAAATCCGGAGTGGCGCTGCTTTCCTTTTGGAGAGGGAGTGAACGCTTGCCCCGGGCGTGTGCTTGCTTTTTATGAAATATCAGAGCTTATTTTAAAACTAATTGAAGGGTATACCATCCACACGAATCAAAATGAAAATGAGGTGAAAATCTCTGCGAAAGTGACTCTTCAATTTGATAACTCTCCAAAAATATGGTTTGAGCCAAGAATTAAGGATGAATCAACATCTTCAAAAAAATATGATTAA
- a CDS encoding OmpP1/FadL family transporter yields the protein MFLHINKLRNLIFPLFFITPIQAFSGGAILYEISSADTRLASAGYSSRAQDPSTVFTNPAGMSRLCRGVEFGAQTIFQHVHFNPDDATTTSGDDGMASKWLPSGSFFYVEPYGEKLTFGFGSLGYFGADLSYNHDWVGRYYIQQSLCQGLSLVPAVSYKVNDCLSFGAGLNIMYAFLKQRSAVNNALDGMDDGYFSLNDTKFGCGAVFGVLYELSCRTRFGLQYLTKVKLKFEDKPEFNNIGPNLETLLEDVGIIGSTVNLNVRVPQGFILSGYHEWSDDLALMLDFGFQKWSEFQKVILSLSDLDGTTFRFLPKYEDTWHAAFGAIWYYNDCLSFSTGVAYDSSAVTNKERTLDFPIGEQIRFGAGGRYAKSTSLIFDFSAELQWQGDLLCDVNRGPLAGRVSGVFENVYGAFLNVNVIYFF from the coding sequence ATGTTTTTACACATAAATAAATTAAGAAATCTTATTTTCCCTCTTTTTTTCATAACTCCGATCCAGGCCTTTTCAGGAGGGGCTATTTTATATGAGATTTCATCGGCAGACACGCGCTTAGCTTCTGCCGGCTATAGCTCCAGGGCTCAAGACCCCTCTACCGTGTTTACAAATCCCGCCGGCATGTCAAGGCTTTGCAGGGGAGTCGAATTTGGAGCTCAAACTATTTTTCAACACGTTCACTTTAATCCGGATGACGCTACCACAACATCCGGTGATGATGGGATGGCTTCTAAGTGGCTGCCTTCAGGTAGTTTTTTTTATGTTGAGCCTTATGGTGAAAAATTAACCTTTGGCTTTGGCAGCCTTGGATACTTTGGAGCCGATTTATCATATAATCATGATTGGGTGGGACGCTATTACATTCAACAATCCCTTTGCCAAGGATTATCTCTTGTGCCGGCCGTCTCCTATAAAGTCAACGATTGTCTTTCTTTTGGAGCCGGTCTTAACATTATGTATGCCTTTCTAAAACAAAGATCCGCTGTTAATAATGCCCTAGACGGCATGGACGACGGTTATTTTTCATTAAATGATACTAAATTTGGCTGCGGCGCTGTTTTTGGTGTTCTCTATGAGCTTTCCTGCAGAACAAGATTCGGTCTTCAATACCTGACAAAAGTTAAATTAAAATTTGAAGATAAGCCTGAGTTTAATAACATTGGTCCAAATCTAGAAACTCTTTTAGAAGACGTTGGAATTATTGGAAGTACGGTAAATCTAAATGTAAGGGTGCCTCAAGGGTTCATCCTGAGCGGTTACCATGAATGGTCTGACGATCTCGCTTTGATGTTAGACTTCGGCTTTCAAAAATGGTCTGAATTTCAAAAAGTCATTTTAAGTCTTAGCGATCTTGATGGAACGACTTTTCGCTTCCTGCCAAAGTACGAAGACACTTGGCATGCAGCTTTCGGAGCCATATGGTATTATAATGACTGTCTTTCCTTTTCAACAGGCGTGGCTTATGATTCTTCTGCTGTCACAAATAAAGAGAGAACCCTTGATTTTCCAATCGGTGAGCAAATCCGTTTTGGGGCCGGAGGCCGTTATGCAAAATCGACAAGCTTGATTTTTGATTTTTCAGCGGAATTACAATGGCAGGGGGATCTACTCTGTGATGTCAATCGAGGTCCCTTGGCAGGCCGTGTCTCAGGCGTTTTTGAAAATGTCTATGGGGCGTTTCTCAACGTAAATGTGATCTATTTCTTTTAA
- a CDS encoding inverse autotransporter beta domain-containing protein, with protein sequence MLNFLKRTFHIAITFLLSFASFANSENYEGDPCFAPNFYQGDSYPVGDFQSEESLYFEDFQTNSSNIGTALASVGYLSYTSERGLGINSGYTTLGLFAAIKDDYFADFRFHLMDNGKYAFNIGGGARYLSNSYILGANIYYDYRETSYKNYHQLGLGLEFLGCSYDIRANAYIPLGSTRSSSHTCIYEYDGGYFALNRDFEYSFWGADLEFGVPISCKTCAGDIRYFYLAAGPYYLKSDHTSDFWGGRFRLISYVNEYIRLEGRLTYDHVFKTRGQGVVTLEIPFEQIFSLFNCNSLWSGCSSCCFDPIFRNEIIPVQDHCRWECNYNCIID encoded by the coding sequence ATGCTAAATTTTTTAAAAAGAACATTTCATATAGCAATTACCTTCCTCCTATCTTTTGCAAGTTTTGCAAACAGCGAGAATTACGAAGGAGACCCTTGCTTTGCACCCAATTTTTATCAAGGTGATAGTTATCCGGTTGGTGATTTTCAAAGTGAGGAATCCCTTTATTTTGAAGATTTTCAAACAAATTCATCAAATATAGGAACAGCCCTGGCATCGGTTGGCTACCTTTCTTATACAAGCGAGAGAGGCCTTGGTATCAATTCCGGCTATACCACCTTAGGGCTGTTTGCTGCTATTAAAGACGACTATTTTGCAGATTTCCGTTTCCATCTTATGGATAATGGAAAGTATGCCTTTAACATCGGAGGAGGAGCAAGATACCTTTCCAATTCCTATATTTTAGGGGCTAACATCTATTATGATTATAGGGAAACTTCTTATAAAAATTATCATCAGTTAGGCCTTGGGCTTGAGTTTTTAGGCTGCAGCTATGATATCAGGGCGAATGCCTATATTCCTCTTGGATCCACAAGATCCTCTTCACATACTTGTATTTATGAGTACGATGGCGGCTATTTTGCTCTTAATCGGGATTTTGAATATTCCTTTTGGGGAGCGGATTTAGAATTCGGAGTCCCCATAAGCTGCAAAACTTGCGCCGGTGACATCAGGTACTTTTACCTAGCCGCAGGTCCCTATTATCTTAAAAGCGATCACACTTCCGATTTTTGGGGGGGTCGCTTTCGATTAATCTCTTATGTAAATGAGTATATACGTTTAGAGGGCAGATTGACCTATGACCATGTTTTCAAAACAAGAGGCCAAGGCGTTGTCACACTTGAAATACCTTTTGAGCAGATCTTCAGTCTTTTTAATTGTAATTCGCTTTGGAGTGGATGCAGCTCTTGCTGCTTTGATCCCATTTTTAGAAATGAAATCATACCGGTTCAAGATCATTGCCGATGGGAATGCAACTACAACTGCATCATAGATTGA
- a CDS encoding polysaccharide biosynthesis/export family protein: MLNHHRLSPIVFLFLLFSLTGCCQKVRDFSRFGADEFVIDSYKIKEGKLAILEMQGIPLEEVPCEAMYEFKDVIDENDTLIIAVYHPTRKDLMESIQFINDTVGGFRVNNGRVDLPDIPPVLIAGLTLEEARIKIQNEFRNQIRDTEVFVNYKMRRAKKVELTGLVATDAVPVDGRMRLYEVIAHAKIPPNANFYNSYVVRDGCQLGIDLHKLIHEGDMSQNIVMRGGDKIFIAAPSDSLVMVMGEVGLPKPVEVPYGFISLREALVSAHGIPFTGDKRNIQVIRGNLPCPKIYTLCWEHIIHLPNDSLLLIPGDTVYVSETPLTRWNRFIDQLLPSVTGIQAGYGLYRLTN; this comes from the coding sequence ATGTTAAACCATCATCGATTATCTCCTATTGTTTTTCTCTTTTTACTTTTTTCTTTGACAGGTTGCTGTCAAAAGGTTCGAGACTTTTCAAGATTCGGCGCGGATGAATTTGTGATTGATTCCTATAAAATCAAAGAAGGCAAGCTTGCGATTTTGGAAATGCAAGGAATCCCATTAGAGGAGGTCCCTTGCGAGGCCATGTATGAATTTAAAGATGTCATCGATGAGAACGATACTCTCATCATAGCGGTGTATCATCCGACAAGAAAAGATCTCATGGAATCTATCCAATTCATCAATGATACGGTTGGGGGATTTCGTGTGAACAATGGAAGGGTTGATCTTCCGGATATCCCCCCGGTTTTGATAGCAGGCCTTACCCTCGAAGAAGCTCGAATTAAAATACAAAACGAGTTTCGCAATCAAATTAGAGACACCGAAGTATTTGTAAACTATAAAATGAGGCGGGCAAAAAAAGTAGAACTTACAGGCCTTGTAGCAACCGATGCCGTCCCTGTAGATGGCAGAATGAGACTTTATGAGGTCATAGCTCATGCAAAAATTCCACCTAATGCTAATTTCTATAATAGTTATGTCGTTCGAGACGGTTGCCAACTAGGCATAGATCTTCACAAACTCATTCATGAAGGCGATATGTCTCAAAACATCGTAATGCGAGGAGGGGACAAAATATTTATCGCAGCTCCGTCAGATAGCTTAGTCATGGTCATGGGAGAAGTGGGTTTACCAAAGCCTGTCGAAGTTCCTTACGGTTTTATTTCCCTTAGGGAAGCTCTTGTTTCCGCCCATGGGATTCCCTTTACAGGAGATAAAAGAAACATTCAAGTCATCAGAGGAAACCTTCCTTGCCCTAAAATCTACACTCTTTGCTGGGAGCACATCATCCACCTCCCGAACGACAGTCTGTTGCTGATTCCCGGAGATACGGTTTACGTCTCTGAAACGCCGCTCACTAGATGGAATCGATTCATCGATCAGTTACTGCCAAGTGTGACCGGAATTCAAGCAGGATATGGACTTTATAGGTTAACGAACTAG